One segment of Streptomyces roseifaciens DNA contains the following:
- a CDS encoding RNA polymerase sigma factor SigF: protein MSVDLGSAKVLATDAPHAVLDDCESIDTRTLSRSLFLRLAALDRDSAERAYVRDTLIELNLPLVRYAAARFRSRNEPMEDIVQVGTIGLIKAIDRFDCERGVEFPTFAMPTVVGEIKRFFRDTSWSVRVPRRLQELRLALTKASDELAQKLDRSPTVPELALCLGVSEDDVVDGLAVGNAYTASSLDSPSPEDDGGEGSLADRLGYEDSALEGVEYRESLKPLLAKLPPRERQIIMLRFFANMTQSQIGEEVGISQMHVSRLLTRTLSQLREGLIAD from the coding sequence ATGTCCGTAGACCTGGGCAGCGCGAAGGTGCTCGCCACCGACGCACCACACGCCGTGCTCGACGACTGCGAATCCATCGACACCCGCACCCTCTCCCGTTCACTCTTCCTGCGCCTGGCCGCCCTCGACCGGGACAGCGCGGAGCGTGCCTACGTCCGCGACACCCTGATCGAGCTCAACCTCCCCCTCGTGCGCTACGCGGCCGCCCGCTTCCGCAGCCGCAACGAGCCCATGGAGGACATCGTCCAGGTCGGCACGATCGGCCTGATCAAGGCGATCGACCGGTTCGACTGCGAACGGGGCGTGGAGTTCCCCACCTTCGCGATGCCGACGGTCGTGGGCGAGATCAAGCGGTTCTTCCGGGACACGAGTTGGTCGGTGCGCGTGCCGCGCCGGCTGCAGGAGCTGCGCCTCGCCCTCACCAAGGCCAGCGACGAGCTCGCACAGAAGCTCGACCGCTCGCCCACGGTGCCCGAACTGGCCCTGTGCCTGGGCGTCTCCGAGGACGACGTCGTCGACGGCCTGGCCGTCGGCAATGCCTACACCGCGAGCTCCCTCGACTCCCCCTCCCCGGAGGACGACGGCGGCGAGGGCTCCCTCGCGGACCGGCTCGGCTATGAGGACAGTGCACTGGAGGGCGTCGAGTACCGCGAGTCCCTCAAACCCCTCCTGGCCAAACTGCCTCCCAGGGAACGGCAGATCATCATGCTGCGCTTCTTCGCCAATATGACGCAGTCGCAGATCGGCGAGGAGGTCGGCATCTCGCAGATGCATGTCTCCCGGCTCCTGACCAGGACGCTTTCACAGCTCCGCGAGGGTCTCATCGCGGACTAG